A segment of the Candidatus Delongbacteria bacterium genome:
GATCTATAATAGTAAGCAAAGATCCATTTTTTTGATTGTAAACGCCTTTGATAAAGGTTGAGGTATCCAGTTCGTTATTTACAGGAGTTGTTTCAATATCTTCAATTTTAACTTCAATTACAACATCTACTTTATCCACCAATATTCCAACTTCACTCTCATCGTCATAATTAACTATAATTATTCTAGAGTCGTTGTCATACTCTTTTCGTTCCATTTTGAATATAGAACGCAATGATATAACAGGAACCACTTTACCTCTCAAATTCATAACACCAAGAATATAGTCAGGAATATTTGGAACTCTTGTTATTTCAATTTTTGAATAAATTTCAATAAGATCCAACAACCTAAAGCCAAAATTTTCGTTACCGATAAGAAAACTTACATATTTCTCTCTATGAACCGTACTGGTTCCAATATCCAGAATTACTTCCTCTTTGGATTTTGACATATGACCCCAGCAGAATTATTTATATAATCATTATAATAATAAATTCAGTTTATGTCCAATATTCCACTCTTAATTTTTTGTAAAATACCTAAAATATCGCTTCTTTCGTTTTTTATTTCACCATTTAAAATTGATTCAACAATAAAATTCTTAATTCTACCCACTTCTTTACCCGGAGTTATATTTAAAATTTCCATAATCTCTTCACCATTTACAGGCGGTTGAAAATTTCTCAACCTGTCTCTTTCTTCAACATCGATTAATTTCTTCTCCAAAACTTCATAATTTCTTAAAAATTTATCTAGTTTCCTTGAGCTGGAAGTTGTTATATCTGATTTACATAATATCATTAAATCTTCTACATCTTCTCCACCTTCAAATAGAAGCCTTCTCACTCCAGAGTCACTTACTTCAGAAGTAGTTAGATTAATTGGCCTATGATGAAGTTTTATAATTTTAGACAAATAATCTATCAGTTCTACTGACCACTTCATCCTTCGTCCAATTTTTTTTACCATTTTTGAACCAAAATCTTCATGCCCCCAAAAAGAAAACCCATCATCTAATGAGAATTTTTTTACATTTGGCTTTCCAATATCATGAAACAAAGCAGCTAATCTTAATCTCATTGAAGATGAAGATATACAAACATTTTCAACAACTTTCATTGTATGCTTAAAAATATCTTTATGATCTTTTCCCTGAATAATATCAACTCCCTTTAATGCAGTTAACTCTGGAAAAACAAAATCTAAAACTCCACATATATCCAATTTCTCCAAACCATTAACAGCACCATCAGACTCCATGATTTTGAAAAATTCATCTGAAATACGTTCAACAGATATAATTTTTAACCTTTCAATATTTGATTTAATGGCATTAAATGAGTTTTCATCTATCATATAGTCATATCTCGAAGAAAATCTTATTGCTCTGAGCATTCTCAATGGATCTTCCGAATAGGTAATAAATGGATCTAGTGGTGTTTTTAT
Coding sequences within it:
- a CDS encoding HD domain-containing protein; translation: MKIDINEPVIEKIAKVAEESNVEIYAVGGFVRDKLLGKKSKDIDFVVVGDGLKFANDVAKYYNLKKVIEFKRFETAKIPFKGQEVEVVSAREEIYSENSRKPLVKKATLKSDLERRDFTINAMAVKIYGEDKGEVVDHFNGLEDLQNGIIKTPLDPFITYSEDPLRMLRAIRFSSRYDYMIDENSFNAIKSNIERLKIISVERISDEFFKIMESDGAVNGLEKLDICGVLDFVFPELTALKGVDIIQGKDHKDIFKHTMKVVENVCISSSSMRLRLAALFHDIGKPNVKKFSLDDGFSFWGHEDFGSKMVKKIGRRMKWSVELIDYLSKIIKLHHRPINLTTSEVSDSGVRRLLFEGGEDVEDLMILCKSDITTSSSRKLDKFLRNYEVLEKKLIDVEERDRLRNFQPPVNGEEIMEILNITPGKEVGRIKNFIVESILNGEIKNERSDILGILQKIKSGILDIN
- a CDS encoding chemotaxis protein CheW encodes the protein MSKSKEEVILDIGTSTVHREKYVSFLIGNENFGFRLLDLIEIYSKIEITRVPNIPDYILGVMNLRGKVVPVISLRSIFKMERKEYDNDSRIIIVNYDDESEVGILVDKVDVVIEVKIEDIETTPVNNELDTSTFIKGVYNQKNGSLLTIIDLKKLLEKK